The Fulvia fulva chromosome 1, complete sequence region AGCCGTCAGTCGAATCCTTCGTGCCGATCTACTATGGAGCGCAGTTCTGGATACATTACGACTGCCTGATGGCGCAACATCGCGATGAAAGACTCTTCGAAGACGAACAGCACGACGAGGTGAAGTACTATTACTTCAAGGTGTTCATCGGTGGCAGGTGCGTCTCGAGCTGGGGTGTGGGTGGAAAGGATGGCTGGCGCGGCAAGGTATCATTTGGCATCTTCAATGGCGGCACAGACTTTGAGGGTAATGACACCGTGGAGAGAAAAGCATTCTTCTTCCCAAGGAAGCACAGGGGTTGCCGAGACGTACATGGTGGGCAATTCGACATCAGGGTGTACCGGAGCAAGGCGAGGAAGCGCGAGCCTTTGACGCTGCCGAAGTATGAAGACAAAGCAAGTAAAGGTGGCGGTTTCGAGTGAGTATCAGCGGGAACAGGCTCGGTGAGTCTAAATACTGACGTCCTGTTAGCGTGCTCGATGCCGGCCGTGTCAGGAGAAGTGATCCAAAGCGCATGTACACCTACGCGCTAATCGATCCTATCGACGAGCCATATGCAACGTTCAGATACCACTTGCGTAGCATCGGTCAGTATTCCCTCGTCAATCGCGCAGCGTACCCGCACTGACAATAGACAGCTCAACTCACCGACATGGGTATCGATCTGGGCGCCTACAAAGCAAGCTTCTACGCTTCTTCACCACCACAAAGCCCAAGATCGCTGTCACCCGTGAGCTCTCCACAGCTGTCGTCGCCGGCGCCAGCAATAGCTCGAGATGAGTTGAGCAGCTACCGCCTTTCCTTCCCGCCACGTATGCAGCTCACGGCCAGCACATCAAGCTGCAGTCGTGGATCGCCGATCAAGCGCAATGCCTTTCACGGCGCAGAGCTTCAACGCCATGACTACGAGAACGTGATGCACCGTCCAAGCGAAGACGAAGCTCCTCAAAGTCTGGACGAAGCGCTCGAGAGGTTCGACAGATTGAGCATGTTGGATCAGTTTATGAAGGTCAATGATCTTCGTGACCCAGCAGTGGGCCATCAGCGCTTCGACAGCATGGACATGGTAGATCAGAACCTTTACGGGACTTTGCCAGCGGCCGACATACCGGACTGGGTCATGAGTAAGCCACTACCTGCACCACCTGATAACGTGGCTCCTATCGAAGGACAAGCAGCAGGGCAGAACAAAGTGGGAGCTCTGGCGTCGCTAAGAGGCTTCATGGGTTCAAGATCGAAGAGAGTTTAGCTTTTGAGAGATACCAAACGTGTCACCTCAGGGATCGTGTTGGAAGGCTGAGGATCAACCGAATGTAATACCATCCCCTCACAAAGCCTCATTGACGAACACGCCTGCCATACCCATCCCCGTGCCCAGACACATACTCGTCAACAACACCTTCTTCTTCGTCCTCCTACACTCACTCAGCCCCGTCACAATCTGTCTTACACCCGTCATGCCAAAAGGATGTCCCAGCGCTATCGCTCCTCCGCGAGGGTTCATCTTGCTCCAGTCGACCTCTAGCTTATCGCGACAGTACACTGCCATACTTGCGAAAGCCTCATTAATCTCGACAACATCGACGTCTTTGTGCAGGTCGAGACCAAGACGGGAGAGGAGTTTGGGAATCACAATCGATGGCCCTATTCCCATGATTCGAGGTGCCAGGCCGGCGATCGAGGTGGCGACGTATTTGCCAAGGATCGGTTGACCTAGTTCCAGTGCCTTTGAGCGGCGCATGAGGACAAGGGCAGCGGCGCCATCTGTGATTTGCGAGGAGTTGCCGGGTGTGGACTTTCCGTCTTTGGTGAAGGAGGGTTTGAGCTTGTTGATGTTTTCGAAGGTTGTGCCCCAGCGGACTTCGTCTTGGGAGATGAGGAGGTCTTGGCCGTCCTTTTTGACGGTTATAGGGACGAGTTCGTCGTTGAAGAGGCCGGCCTTCTGGGCTGCTTCGGCGCGTTTGTAGGATTCTACTGCGTAGCGATCCTGCTCATCACGGGTAATGTTGAAGTCTGAGGCAACATTTTCCGAAGTAATGCCCATAGGGAGCATGCAGTCTTCGGCTTCACGGTCTTTCATGATGTTGTCAGCGAACGCGCGGGGGAGGCGTTGGTTGCCTTCGCTGAGGGATTCGGCGCCGATGGCGATGCCTGGTGTCGTGTTAGTGCACGAAAGTGGTGGAAGAGAGATGGATCGGGGCGATGACTTACCGACGTCGATCATGCCGCTTGCTATCTCGTTGGCGATGTGGCAAGTTGCTGTCAAGCCGGAGGAGCAGAAGCGGGAGGAGCTTGATGCCGCTGTTGTGTTTGGAAAGCCAGCAGCTAAGGCCGCAGCACGGCAGTAGTGCGCTGCTCTGCCTTCGTTGACCTGATGATGGTCAGTATGGACAGTAGATCGGAGTGGTCGATGATGGCGAGCACTTACATTGCCCAGGCAAATATCGTCTACTTGAGCAGGGTCGATGCCACATTTCGCTCGGACTTGTTCGAGCAGCTTGAAGACCATATCATCCAGCGTCGTATCTTTCATGCCGCCCTTCTTGTACTTGCATAGTGGCGTTCGGATGGCTAAAGTAATCACAACATCGTCGGGATTCTTTTGACATCTGTTGACACAGTAAGTGTCAAGCACCAGCTACAGAGGCTCTGTACTGCTTACATTTGGTCGACTGCGCTTGTCGCTGGGTTAATCTGCGACAGTACGGACTTGAGGCGATCTGTGGTAGTCATCTTTGCTGTAGCTTTTCTCGACACTATGAATGTTGCGTGCAGTAGAGCATACAAAGGCAGCTTGAAGTGAGGTCTTCCTTCGAGCTGAGATAGCCGAGGCTGAGTTGTATACTTCACCAGCCCCCGTCCCAGGGTCATCGAGCTCGGTGAGACGAGTCGATCCTACTGAATCTCATATAGAATTCAGGCAATGGCTCGCCACGGCTGACATGTGAATATGGCATACAGCAGGCTGTACACGTATGCAAGCTACTATCATGCAGACTGTTGTGAGGTCAATGCGACTAGAAGACAAGAAGATGCGTGTCGCCTCTGCCCACAACGCGACACAAACGTCATGTTGCTTCTTGCTGCTGGTCTATCAATCGCTGAGATGCATGCACAAGAGCCAGACCCGCAACAGCAGCGCCTATTGGTGACATGGCCACGATCATGTACCCTTCCCTGGCTTTCCTGCTGATACAGTGGATGACGGTCGCTCTTCGTAGGCTGGTCTTTTGGAAGGGCGCCCTTGACCTTCCTTCTCCCACGCTGACTGAGAGCATATTAACCCGCATCTGTATTTCTGACTCGTCGAGAGTGGGCGAGATGTCAGGAGGTTCCTGAATGTGTGGTCTGTAGTACTGATTTGAGATCAAGACTCGCTCAAGAAGCATTGTCTGACCGCGAGTAGCTCTCGCAGAGGCAGTTGAAGGCATACCGTAGCTGGTTGTCAGTCTTGATGAGAGGATTACATTCGGGTCTGTGATGATAGTTGGGAAGGAGCAGGACGCAAAGACAACGATGAATGTATCACGCGTTCCACTCGTGCCAAGCTAGTCCCAACAGAGTCCGTTATTGAAGATACACCTTCTTTGTTTCGGCCGAGCTGACCCTGCCCCTGCACTTTCCAACACCGACGAGCAACCTTGTCGAGATAACACAGCGCCATCATGAAGCTCTGAAAATTTGTCGTGACGGCGATGTTATCTCGCTGAAAACAACCCACCGCCACGATGTACCGTTTCGCGGACCTCACCCACGAGCAGCAGCTGGAAAGACGAGAACTTTTGGACTGGTACGGCTTCCTAGCCCAGGTGTCTGTTCTAGTGCCTCTCCTAGCATTGCAAATATATAGACTCGTAGGCTGGGCGCAGTCCAGATTGATTGGCAAAGATGATCTGCAGACGCCAAGCTCGCCGTATGTGAAAGCATCGAGGCTGGGCCACGGGCTGAACGTGCCCGGCATAGCAGCGAGATGGAGGAAGTTCCAGTGGTGGTGCGGTGACTCTGTCGAGTATGCTGGGCTGCACATTGGAACGAGAGGAGAAATACTGGGAGCTGGCATCTGGACGCTTTGGCTAGTGGTTTTGTCGTTCTTGCAGACTGGGGATGGTGAGCATGGAATCACACCTGCGAAAGCTAGAGACATTCAAGCTAAGTACAATGTATAGACTATCTCCACCTCACGAAACGTCTGGGAGCAGTTGGAGCATCTCAGCTGCCCTTCCATTATCTATTGTCCCTAAAGTCGCCCTACTCTCCACTTCAGCTGCTGACCAGACGTTCTCATGAAAGTCTCATAGCACTGCATCAGCTTCTTGGACGAATCATCACGGCGCTGTTCTACGCTCACGTGGCTCTCTATCTCAACTTCTATATTCAGTCGAATCTCCTCCTGGCCAAGGTTACGCAGTTCTACATCATTTGCGGCATCTTTGGAATCCTTGCCTTCACGGCCATTGGCACAACAGCCCTAAAGCCACTTCGAGACTGGAGCTATCGGGTGTTCTACATCGTTCACGTCGTCCTCGCTACACTTGTGCTTCCTGCACTGTACTTTCATGTGAATCATGTCCGGGTCTACGTCTACGAGACGTTGCTCGTGTACGGCCTTCACATCGTCCTTCGTGCGGTGACGACGAAAACGCACACTGGATCCGTCAAGACAATTCAAGATGCCAACCTCATCGAGATCAACATACCTGTCAGCGGAAAAGTAGCACATAGATGGCAGACCGGCCAACACGCCTACCTGTCCCTGGCAGGCAACCCCTTCCTCCGCACCTTCAAGAGTAACCCCTTCACGGTGAGCTCCATGCCGTCCATCGACGGGAATCTGCGGTTTGTAGCTCGCATTCTGGACGGTAATACGGCAAAACTCGCCTCCAACCCTAAGACCTCGCAACAAATCACAACCGAAGGTCCCTATGGTCTCGCATCACACCCCGAAAGACTCCTCCAATATGACCGAATCCTCGTCTTAGCCGGCGGCGTCGGCGCAACTTTCATCGTTCCGCTCTACCGCCAGCTTCTCTCAGACCTCAGCCCAAGCAAGGGCAGCCACAGACGTCAGCGTGTCACTTTCATCTGGACTGCTCGATCTATGGCAGAAGTCTCCTGGGCTCTGCCGCAAGATGTGAAGGAGCGGGAAGGCTTCGTGGAGAGGTTGCAGGTGCATCTCACGAAAGACGTCAGCGCTGCAACTCCGAGCTCTGGTGGAACTTTTGCTGTAGGCGAAGAGGAGGATGAGCAGGGGCCGGTAGGCGAGGGTGAGGATGGAATCGAGTTGGAGGAGCAGCAGAATTTGTTGGGGAGGGATGGAGGTGAGGCGAAGGAAGAAAGTGGGCTTGTTGTACATGCAGGAAGGCCGGATTTGAGGAGGGTTGTGGAGCAGATGTTTACGCATAGTAGTGGTGAGAATATTGCTGTTGTGGTTTGTGGGCCGAGAGGTTTGGGGAAAGCATTGAGGAGGGAGGTGGGCAGATTTGTGAGACGGGGGAGGGATGTTTGGCTATGGGACGAGAGTTTTTCAACGTAGATGTCATCTATGCTGTGGGAAAGTAGGTATGAAATGCTGACCTACATGTACGATGTTTCTCCAGATGATGTCCGTGATGTCAAGACTGCAACACGACATGCTCTCCTACGTTTCTGTTGCCTACTTCGTTGAGTTCGGCCGTGGAATTCTCGGATTTCGTGCTTCGTGCTGCTGCATCAACTTTCGGTGTTGTGAGCACATTGAGGCACCAATGTATGCGGAGCATCGTTGACCGAGCTGATGTGCTGTTATCGACACTGCCACAGCACAGTCATCAGTACGACGGAAACGTTCCATATTCGTGTGCGCCCGGGACCAAGATTTCCCGCAATCGTCACGGCACTGTCGGAAGTTGTTATCAATATTTGCGGTGTCTTGGTCATTGTGGAGGCAGTCGTTGGCTATCCGAGACAACGAACAAGGACAAGCTGTGGTGGTGGCTTCGTACAGGAGCGCCGAGGTGCCCACAAGCTGTGCCTCGCTAGAAGTACATGGCGCTTTGGACGAGTCAGTGCAGCACGTTGTACCACCACTGGAGTCTGGGCCAGGAACACGATGAGAGCGCCCGAAGGTACCAGGAGCCGATGCAGATGGCACACGTGAAGCAGTGGTCGATATTCAGTCCTCGGCGCAGTGGATGCTTGGAATACACGTGCCACCTGTTCGATGTTCTGGAGGCAGTGAGCCGGGTTTCTGCCCGTCTCTCTCCGGCTTCGGTCCTGTAATGTATCTTGTACAGTACACACAGCAGTACCTCCGCCGTGGGATGCATCGCGAAGGAGGGGCAGCTCCAGCTACATATTCTATGTACTGGGCCCGGCCAAGCGCCGCGATACTGTTTGATAGGAAATACGCTGCAGCTGTGGACTGGTCACTGCCCTATTGGGAGCTTGAATCAGCCGTCGCTGATAAGAGGCTGATGGAGGCGAGATTAGGAGCGTTGCTGCGGAATTCGATGTGGGAGACCCGTGACGACTGTGCGACGCGACGATGCGGCGCTCGATGATGATagtgatgatgatgatgatgacaAGAAACAGGCGGCGACGACATCGCATCCACGTCTACAGTGCAGTACCAAGAAGCTGGCAAACATGCGGCCGTGAGTGAGACTAGCAGATGACGAAGTCGGAACAGCCACCGAATGACCACGTTGAGCAATACATTATACATGTAGTTGCCACCAGTGATGTTGGAGAAGCGCGCAAACGTGCACCATCTGCTGCAGCCTGCAGGACATGTATGATGTATCCGATCCATGCCGCAGCCCGCAACCTTTGTGCGCTCGATCACCTGCCGTTAGAACTATGCAGCCAATCTCATGCGTGTGTCGCAACTTGCAGGCGCGATGAGACACAACGCCTCGACGCTCCTCCTGTTTCCACCTTTCGTTTCCACTCGCACAGCACAATAAAGAAATCACATCAACCACCACACGCAGCTTCGTCCCCTCTTTCTCCCTGACCAACAGCAAACGCTCCGTTGATCAGGCCACCGCCACCACCACCAACCATACCTGCTCGCTCAGCCCGCTCCGTTGCATATCGCATCCAGCTTTCCGCTTTCGGCCCAGCTATCAAGCAGGTCGACTACCAGCACCACGCGTCTGCAACCGCCAGAGGCCCTCTTGCACCGTCAAGTGAGTCGCATAGCCCCTACAAACACGTCTACAGCCTTTCTGCCGCCTGCCGCCTGCCGCCGCGGCCTCGTTGCGCAACAACACGTCGGACATCAACACTGACTCACCCGCGCCCACAGGAGAGCTCTCCCGAAACCAACACCGACTCCATGGCTCAGGTGTCCTCCATCGCGATGGCTCTGGCCTCGCAGTCCTCCTCGCGCGCCATCCCGAAGACGCGCCCTGCGGGAGACCACTCCGGCACTGCCAGCTACGAAAGGGCTGCCAGCGCATTGCTGACGCCTCCCAACTCCATCTCGCCGGAACTGGCCGCCTGGCCGAACCATGCCAGTGCCATGTCACCACCGCTCATGGACATCACGGAAGAGATGGATTTGGAGGATCGACACGACTCTCCGAACGATGACATCCAACAAGGCGGCATGCCGCTGAGCAAAGGCGCCTTGTCCAACCTCGACGATGCAGTCACCATTACCCCGAGCATGCTCGCCAAGCATCACCTTCCAGGTATCATGCTGGGTAACGGACCTCGACCCATCCGCTATGTGATGGGTGAGCTGTGCCAGACCGTGCCCGGCTTCTCTCGCATCCCACCGGCCAAGGCACGTCGCATCGTCGTGGCTGCCCTCGAAAGCCGATCGGGAGGTGGACTTGACGGGAACGTCGAGTTCTGCAAGACCGGCTGGGGTCGATGGGATGCACATATCAAGGGATCGTCGCGCGACTCCGCCGTCGGCTCCTTCAACGACGGCCACCTATCGCCACCGCGAAGCGAGCGCAGCTATGCCGTCTCTCATACCGATTCAGGAGTCAACATGCCTGCTGTACACATGCACGGCAAGCATCGAGAGCACTACTATGGTGGCAGCTGGACCGAACATGGTCTTCGAGAGGAGGACGAACTCGATATGGACGACATGGACCCACTCGAGGAGGCGGCTGATAAGATGTCTCTCGACGGAGAGTCTGACTCCGATTCGTTGGACGATGAGACCGACGACGAGGACTGGGCTGCTGTTGGCGTCGATGCGTTGCGGGAGGCTTCACTGCCCACTTCCAACGCTCCACAACTGCCAGTCCGTGCCGTCAGCATTCCCTACAACGGTCGCTTTGCTCAGAAGAGCTGGCAACGCCGACCATCGAACAACAACTTCAACAGCCACTCTTCACAATCTACTTCACTGCCTTATGGCAGCGGCTTCAACACCATCACTCCGGCTATGCAGACTCCGGAGGAACACGAAGCCATCGCAGCTCTCATCAAGATGGGCAGCATGTGAGCGTCTACTCACCGGCGTTACGGATAACACGACATCACCACACCTCTCTACCTCTTGTTTATGAACGGCAGCTGGGCACCAGTCTTCTCACTCAAGTGCTGATGGAAGAACCTGGACTGACATGGGTGGCTGTTCTCTATCTCTCTTACCTCTCTCTTCACCGTTTTCGCTTACTGGATACCCCGAATTGTGTTTTTATTTGCGACATCTCTGGGAACACGGAACTGGACGACACTGGGCACCAGCCTCGATCAAGTGCTGATCGAAGTCCTGGATTGACATGGGTGCGGCGTTCTCATTTCCaccatcatcatcatcatcatcatcatcatcatcgaCATCGTGACGACAATTTCAAACCTTACGAACTACTACGAAAGACATTACTGGCTCATCAGTGGCGACATATCATCACCGAAACGACATCCTACTTCTGAAAGGGTCATCACCGACGAAAGGCGTGACAACGATCCCCACTTTAACACCATCTACTGAGCAAGCTGGAGCTTTGCTGGAGAAATGATGACAATCTTGAGCTCGCGGAACGAAACGCTGGAGCTTTATGGAGCTACTCCTGACTCTCTACTTGCATCTGGATGCTGCGCGCGCATGCTGAAGTTGTGGTAATGGTCGCGAAGGAGGAAGGCTGGAACAACGGCGGACTTCAACACCATTTTCGCTACTGCAGATGAATCTTTTCCTCCTTTTGACCGAAACATTGTGTTGTCACTGGTTTTGTGCACTGCGAGATTCTGTTCCCTCTACTAGACGTCCCATTTACTTGGTCCACGTTGCCTCGGAGGCGAGCGAGAAAGATGCACGAAAGAACAAAGGTTGATACTTAGCTGTACTTACATTGCAATTATCGCCGAGTAAGCTTATCAGTGCATCCCTCGCCTTTGTCCTTCCCTCCCGTGTTGTTTGCTGTAAATGCTTGCTGCAAGCAATGCGTTCCTGCCTGCCTTGATCGCATTGCTGTACGCGCGGCCAAGACAGGCACGTGCCCTGGAATCCCTGTCGTGGGCGAGTCGAGAACCAAGCTTTACCACGGAGACGGCATCGAGACAGGCTGGCAGTGATTGAGCGACGGGCATCGATATGCAGCACCTCGAGCTGCACAGGACGCGCGAAGAAAGAATCATGAACTTCCTCAGATCGGCCACGAAGACCGGTGGCTATCATGACAGCCCCGATCAACATACTTTCCGTGACCCAGGCCGAAGATGTATCGTATTGTGAGACCACCGACTTTGTCGCTGCACGTGCGTAGATGTACGACAGGAGCATAAATGTCTATCTTGTAGAACTTGGCGCCTTCTGAGGTTTGGCCAAGACCTGCACAAGCGCTGTGGGGAATATATGCTGTTCGTCTCGGCAGAATCGACAATTCGCGACATTAACCACGACTGATGGCTGCTGATCATGAGATCTCAACATCGACTGGCCGGGATCAACATTACTGACTGATGGCAGGCAACGATGGGCATGCCCATCAGGCGTAGCTTTTCCGCAAGACACCTACCACCATCACAAAGAGTCTCTTCTGAGGAAGAGAAGAAGAGAGGATCGCCACAGCCGCCATCAGTTTCATCGCCTTTGAGGACGAGTCCTGTAAGGACGCACAACGCCACATCAGGGGCCGCTTTCAAGACTTCCTCATCCTCGCCAACGAAGGCAGGACCCTCGCTACAACCGACCCAGACCAAATGCCAGGACACGAAGCCGATCATAATAATCGACGACGACAAGCCGAATGATCTGAAGCGAGAACGATGATGGTGAGGGACCACTACAAATCAACTACAGCATTCGAGCAGAGACGGCAGATCA contains the following coding sequences:
- a CDS encoding putative metalloreductase AIM14; the protein is MYRFADLTHEQQLERRELLDWYGFLAQVSVLVPLLALQIYRLVGWAQSRLIGKDDLQTPSSPYVKASRLGHGLNVPGIAARWRKFQWWCGDSVEYAGLHIGTRGEILGAGIWTLWLVVLSFLQTGDDYLHLTKRLGAVGASQLPFHYLLSLKSPYSPLQLLTRRSHESLIALHQLLGRIITALFYAHVALYLNFYIQSNLLLAKVTQFYIICGIFGILAFTAIGTTALKPLRDWSYRVFYIVHVVLATLVLPALYFHVNHVRVYVYETLLVYGLHIVLRAVTTKTHTGSVKTIQDANLIEINIPVSGKVAHRWQTGQHAYLSLAGNPFLRTFKSNPFTVSSMPSIDGNLRFVARILDGNTAKLASNPKTSQQITTEGPYGLASHPERLLQYDRILVLAGGVGATFIVPLYRQLLSDLSPSKGSHRRQRVTFIWTARSMAEVSWALPQDVKEREGFVERLQVHLTKDVSAATPSSGGTFAVGEEEDEQGPVGEGEDGIELEEQQNLLGRDGGEAKEESGLVVHAGRPDLRRVVEQMFTHSSGENIAVVVCGPRGLGKALRREVGRFVRRGRDVWLWDESFST
- a CDS encoding 3-ketoacyl-CoA thiolase, peroxisomal, translated to MTTTDRLKSVLSQINPATSAVDQICQKNPDDVVITLAIRTPLCKYKKGGMKDTTLDDMVFKLLEQVRAKCGIDPAQVDDICLGNVNEGRAAHYCRAAALAAGFPNTTAASSSSRFCSSGLTATCHIANEIASGMIDVGIAIGAESLSEGNQRLPRAFADNIMKDREAEDCMLPMGITSENVASDFNITRDEQDRYAVESYKRAEAAQKAGLFNDELVPITVKKDGQDLLISQDEVRWGTTFENINKLKPSFTKDGKSTPGNSSQITDGAAALVLMRRSKALELGQPILGKYVATSIAGLAPRIMGIGPSIVIPKLLSRLGLDLHKDVDVVEINEAFASMAVYCRDKLEVDWSKMNPRGGAIALGHPFGMTGVRQIVTGLSECRRTKKKVLLTSMCLGTGMGMAGVFVNEAL